The genomic window AAAGGCCGATGTTCGCTACCGGCGGCACGGCGATTGCGCCTTATATGCGCAGTATTTTGCGTATTATTGCGCCGGTGCTTGATAATTTGCCCAATCGCATAAGCCTGGCCGGACACACGGATAATCAGCCTTATCTCAACGGCGAGCGTGGTTATGGTAACTGGGAGTTGTCGACCGATCGAGCCAATGCTTCGCGCCGTGAACTGGTGGAAGGCGGGTTGGCGGGCGATAAAATTCTCAGGGTTATCGGCATGGCGAATACCATGGCGCCGGCGGGAAAAGTTGATGATAACGCCGCCCAGCGGCGCATCAGTATCGTCATTCTGACCCGTGAGAAGGAAGAGGCTATCCGCCAGGAAAATACGCAAAGCGTCAGCGAAGAGATTGACGGCGGCAAGGATGCGGCAGCGCAATTGTGGCGATTGGCCTCGCCCCCGGCCGGCAAGGGATCGGCGCCCGCCTCATCCGCTAAGCCCGTCGCGCCAGCCCCGCCCAAGGCCGCATCCGCGACAGAGGTGTCACCCGCGGCGCAAGCTGACGCGGCGTCGTCCGCGCCGGTCAAGGGTAAAGGGTAATGGTGGCAGCGGCGAGAACACGCCGATATCGACCACCAGGCACACCCTGACGCTGCCTGTCGCCCCCCTTTTCAGCGCAACATGCCTAACGCTAATGCGCTGTGTTCAGCCCTCGACGAGGCGTGTCTGACCCTGCTGCGGGAGCTTGCGGTGCGCTGCATCTTACACCGGCACGGCGACCCGCCTCAGATCTTTATCTGCTATTGCGTATTTGCCTGACTCACGCCTGCGCGGCGCGGTCGTAAGACCGCTTACCGCGTCATCGGGGCCTGATGGACCGCCGTCTGAGTGCATCGTCCGGTAAAAGCCACGCGTATCCGGCGTTTCTTCACCTCATCAGATCATCTTGCGTTAAGTAGGCTAAAAGCCCTGAGATGACTTTTTGACTAGGTAAGGGCAGATTACCGTGGCCGAAGAAAGCGATCTGGAAAAAAGCGAGGCGCCCACCCCTCACCGGCTACAAAAAGCACGCAAAGAAGGCCAGGTCCCGCGTTCCAAAGAATTGGTGTCATGGCTGATGTTGCTGTCGGGCTGGAGCCTGTTATGGCTGGCGGGGGGGCATCTTGCCCAGGGTATGGGACTGATGCTGGAAAGCGGACTGACGTTTAGTTTCCACATCAACGGCGATCGGCACTGGCTGCTGGCGCAATTTTCCGGTCTGGTGCGTCAGGCCTTGCTGGCGTGCGCACCGTTGATCCTCGGCGTGACGCTGGTCGCCGCCGGTGCACCGATGTTGATAGGCGGCGTGATGTTTAGCAGCAAAGCCGTCAGCCTGGATCTCAAACGGTTGAACCCCTTTAGCGGGTTGAAACGGTTGTTTTCTATGCAGATGATTGCCGAATTTATCAAGACGCTATTTAAAGTTTGCCTGGTGGGCGGCGCCTGCGGCACCGCGTTGTGGTTTGTCTGGCCGCGGATGACACAGCTGGCGCAGGGCGCACCTCACAGGGTGATGGCTGAAAGCCTGTCGCTCATCAGCCAGTGTGTATTGGTGATAATCCTGGCCCTCATCCCTGTGGTGGGGTTCGACATTCTGTATCAGTTATTCAGCCATATGAAAAAACTGCGGATGTCGCGTCATGATATCCGCGAAGAATACAAAGAACAGGAAGGCGATCCGCAACTGAAAAGCCTGATTCGTCAGCGCCAGCGCCAACAGGCGCAGCAGCGGATGATGCAGGATGTGGCGAAGGCCGATGTCGTCATCCTCAACCCGACACATTATGCGGTGGCGCTGAAATATGAACAAATGCGTATGACCACGCCGCGGTTATTGGCGAAAGGGGCCGGCGCCGTCGCGCTGAATATCCGCCAGCGGGCGGAGCAGCATCGGATTCCGACTCTGGTGGCGCCGCCGCTGGCCCGGGCTCTGTTTCGGCACTGCGAGATAGGCAGCGCTATTCCGGTGGCGCTCTATGGCGCCGTGGCGGAAGTGCTGGCTTGGGTATATGGCTTGCGTCGCTGGCGCAAACAAGGGGGATTGCGGCCCCGTCAACCGGGCAACCTCACGGTACCGAAAGCAATGGATTGTGCAAAAGGGAGTATTTTTAATGGTAAACCTGGTAGCTAAACTGCATTTAACCGATTTCAGCCAGACCAGGTGGCAAATCTTTGCGGGCCCGATCGTCATCATCATGATTTTGTCGATGATGATCCTGCCCTTGCCCCCCTTCGCCCTGGACCTCTTTTTTACCTTCAATATCGTGCTATCGATAATGATCCTGCTGGTGGCGATGTTTACGCAGCGCACCCTCGATTTTGCCGCTTTTCCCACAGTGTTGTTATTTTCCACCCTGTTGAGGTTGGCGCTCAATGTGGCGTCGGCGCGGGTTATTCTGCTGCACGGGCATCGGGGGGAAGCGGCGGCGGGGCAGGTTATCGACGCGTTCGGTCATTTTCTGGTGGGTGGCAACTTTGCGATCGGTATTGTGGTGTTCGCCATTCTGGTGATTATCAATTTTATGGTAATTACCAAAGGGGCCGGACGTATAGCGGAAGTCGGCGCACGCTTTGTGTTGGACGGGATGCCGGGCAAGCAGATGGCTATCGACGCTGATTTGAACGCCGGGCTTATCGGCGAAGAAGAAGCCAAACAGCGGCGTGCGGAAGTGACACAAGAGGCGGATTTTTACGGCTCTATGGACGGCGCCAGTAAATTCGTCCGCGGTGACGCTATCGCCGGTTTATTGATCATGGCCATCAACTTGATTGGCGGCTTGTTGGTCGGCGTCTTGCAGCACGGCATGGATCTCGGCCGCGCGGGAGATACCTACACGCTGTTGACCATTGGCGACGGGTTGGTAGCGCAAATACCGGCGCTGGTCATCTCGACCGCCGCCGGCGTTATTGTCACGCGCGTGGCCACCCATCAGGACGTGGGTGAGCAGATGGTCAGCCAGTTGTTCAACAATCCCCGGGTCATGATGCTCTCCGCCGCGGTGATCGGTTTGCTGGGACTGGTGCCGGGGATGCCGAATGTCGTCTTTCTGTTATTCACATTGCTGCTGCTCGGCATCGCGTGGCTGCTGCGCCATCATACGGTGATGCGGGGGGAAGCGACGGCGGGGGGCGCGCCGAGGGATAATCCGGCGCCGGAAACCCGGCAAAACGAGGAAGCAAGCTGGGACGACGTGCAGACTGAGGATACCCTCGGATTAGAGGTAGGCTATCGGCTGATCCCGATGGTGGATAGCGGTCAGGGAGCGGAACTGTTAAAGCGCATACGGGGGATCCGCAAAAAATTCGCCCGTGAAATGGGTTATCTGCCGCCGGTGGTACATATTCGCGATAATTTAGAAATACCACCGACCCACTACCGCATCTTATTGCACGGAGTGGAAATCGGCTGCGGGGATACCTATCCCGAGTGCTGGATGGCCATCAATCCCGGTAGCGCCAACGATACGCTGCCGGGCGACCCGTGTCAGGAACCCGCGTTTGGCCTGCCGGCTGTATGGATAGACCAGGTACTGTGCGATGAGGCCAAGGCGCTGGGGTATACCGTGGTGGATGCTAGCACGGTGGTCGCGACACATTTCAACCAGTTGCTCATGCAGCATGCCGAGGAGCTGTTTGGCCGCCAGGAAACGCAGCAATTGCTGGAGCATTTGGGTCGTGAAATGCCCAAGCTTACCGAGGATTTGATCCCGGATGTGCTCTCGCTCACGACGTTGCATAAAGTCTTGCAAAATTTGCTGGCTGAACAGGTTTCGATCCGCGATATGCGCTCGATAGTGGAGTGTCTGGCGGAACATGCGCCGCAGCAAAACGATGTAGACATGTTAACCAGTCTGGTACGCCATAAATTGGCCCGCGCCATTACCCAACGCTGGTTTCCCGGTACAGGGGATATTCAGGTCATTGGCCTGGAGGTGGTTTTGGAGCAGGTGCTGATACAGGCGGTACAAAACGGCGGCGCGCTAGAGCCTGGCGTGGCGGATCGGTTGCTGGTCCAGGCCGAACGGGCGCTGCAGCGGCAGCTGGCACTGGGGGCGCCGACGGTTCTGCTGGTCAATCCGATTCTGCGCGCCATGCTTTCACGCTTTTTGCGCCGCTCACTGCCGCAGCTGACCGTGTTGGCCAGTACCGAAATCGCCGACAACCGGCCGGTGCGCTTTAATACGATGATTGGAGCGGCGGTTGACTAATCCCAATCCCGCCACCTCCCGGCCGCGGGACAATCTATTCCTGTAGATAGGACCTCCTATACCTTTTTTCCTCCTGTTATGGTTGATGAGCGTCCCGTTGGCGCAGGCGGCCGACACGGAATCAAGGTCGATGCCGGCGTGTTGCCGATAGCTTCGCCGACGTTTACGGCGCCGGCGCAAGTCCCTGAACGCAGCCGCGTAAATCAGTTACGTTGGCACATTCGATTACGGGTACCGCGCCGCCGCCTGGATTTAGCCTGATGCTGTGCGGTAAGGAGCGCTACGTACGGCTGCACACGCTTGTCGGGCAGGGCACTGGCTTGGTGGGCGCGCGCGGACCCTTTTATTTTGTTTATCGCTATACGCCGGATGGAAAATCATCGCCGCTCGAGGTATCGCAGCAGCTCACGGTTGATTTTACCTGATGCGCCGGCGTGGCGACAAAGGAAGGAAAAGTGTTGCGTATTAACGTCGCGTGAATCGATGAAAATCAGGCATTGATATCGAGATTTTGCAGCCGCATACCATGATGTGAAGCGCCGTCGGCGCAATAGAACATTTGTTGCGGAGCAAGTGCCTTTATCGCGGAGCTAAGGGAACGGACATGCGCCATTTGTGCTTCAAGGCTCACCCCGTTGCGTTGATTCAGCTCATGCAGATCCCGGGTTCGGGCCTGGATCAGCGCCCACAGGTCGTCCAGATCGGGATGGCATGCATAAGGCGCCCGCAATCCGCAGTTAACTTCAGCCCGCTGGCGCAGCGCATCGTAATAGGCTACCGCGCTAAGCTGCTGACTTTTGTCATGGGTAACGCCCTGTAGTGCAACGGGCTGCAGGGGCACAGCCATCAGTAATTGATACTCCGCCTGCAGTATCTGACCGAGTTTATCAAGCGCCTGGTCGAGCTGGCGTAACGCAAGCGTCAGATTATCCATTATCGTCTTGTCTCCGGCTTTTGGCGCGGTGAGTCGCATTAATTTTGCCAGGCATTCATCAGTAGGGCATCCGCCACGCGCCCTGAATCCATAATCAGCTTTCCTTGACCGATCGCATGCTGAAGTTGCGCGACGAGGTTGGGGTCGACATCTTGGCGACGCATTTGTAATCGGGTATCGCTAAGGGTTATCTCTTGACCGTGACGCAGGTCATTCACCACCGCCATGATGGCATGCGCGGGTAATGTGCGTTCTATGCTCATAGTTCACTCCTCGCCTGAGAATGGGACGGCTTACTGTTCTGCTTATCGGACCGGCGCGGTAAAACTTGAGAAAGGGAGTGCATTTTGCAACACCACGCCCTGATTATCGACCGCGCCGCTGACCATTTGGCCTGACGCCAGACGTACCCGCAGCGCATCCCCGACCGCGGCATCGCTCATGGCCTTGCCATAATGGCGAACTTGAAAACCAGGTCCACGGCTGACGACCGCCACCGGATTGCCCTGGCGGACTTTCCAGGGCGCGCGCAGCATATTGGCCGTCAGCGGCTGACCGGCTTGAATCGCACGGGTCGTGAGCGAGCCGGTCACCGGTTGCGTCGCGAATATCACATTGCGCGGCTGACCGGCCAGCTCCCCGTTTTCCCGTGCGACATTCTTGCTGCCAAGGGCGGTCCCCGAGGGCAGGCCGCGGGCCGCCACCCAATAATCGCCGCGGGCGCTAACCTTGATTTGCAAAAAATATCGCCGCGCGCCGCAGCGGGCGGTAACGCTCATATTGCCGCTCAGACGACCATAGCTTGCCAATTGTAATTGCGGCGACGGGCAGTCCGGCAACAGTCGCGCCGGCGTGATGAGCGTGACTTTCTGCACAAGAGAACGATCCGGGCGCTGCTGGCGTAATAGTGATTCCAGCCGCGTCACTAACGCGTCGCCACTTTCTGCCGCGGCGGATAAAGGAAATAAAAAAAGGCATAGCTGACTTAATGGTTTCCACCAAGAAGACGTTAGTCCTTTCATAGTATTTTCCCTAGTGTCGTCCCATTGTTAACGGCTGCCGTAATATGGGGAGTAAGTATAGAAACAGCGCGTAAGAATTATAAGGCTAAATAAACGGCGAATGAGCCACTATTTCGCCCATTGCCCGTGTAGGCATCTATTATAATTAATAATTAAATAACATGAATTATTAAAATAATGTTTAATAAAATAAATGAAGAGATTCATTTTCAACAGGCCGCGCTGAATATATTGAATCGGCGCCAGGACGTTCTGGCAGCCAATATCGCCAACGCTGATACACCGGGCTATCAGGCACGGGATATCCCGTTCACGCGGGAATTACGCCGTGCGATTGAACAGGGACAACAGCGGAGCAATAACCTGAGTTTATCACTCACTTCACGGCA from Sodalis glossinidius str. 'morsitans' includes these protein-coding regions:
- the motB gene encoding flagellar motor protein MotB produces the protein MKKPSPPVVIKWRRAQNANHYVGSWKIAYADFMTAMMAFFMVMWMLGATTPQQREQIADYFKMPLKEALTHNGKFNMGNIPLPVDAKDTDGLTRLRQRELEHQRDIQRLKNTRHRLEQMLRNDPRLRELQPNMRITLVHDGLRIEIIDSKKRPMFATGGTAIAPYMRSILRIIAPVLDNLPNRISLAGHTDNQPYLNGERGYGNWELSTDRANASRRELVEGGLAGDKILRVIGMANTMAPAGKVDDNAAQRRISIVILTREKEEAIRQENTQSVSEEIDGGKDAAAQLWRLASPPAGKGSAPASSAKPVAPAPPKAASATEVSPAAQADAASSAPVKGKG
- the flgA gene encoding flagellar basal body P-ring formation chaperone FlgA translates to MTRLESLLRQQRPDRSLVQKVTLITPARLLPDCPSPQLQLASYGRLSGNMSVTARCGARRYFLQIKVSARGDYWVAARGLPSGTALGSKNVARENGELAGQPRNVIFATQPVTGSLTTRAIQAGQPLTANMLRAPWKVRQGNPVAVVSRGPGFQVRHYGKAMSDAAVGDALRVRLASGQMVSGAVDNQGVVLQNALPFSSFTAPVR
- a CDS encoding flagellar protein FlhE, with translation MAHSITGTAPPPGFSLMLCGKERYVRLHTLVGQGTGLVGARGPFYFVYRYTPDGKSSPLEVSQQLTVDFT
- a CDS encoding flagella synthesis protein FlgN, translating into MDNLTLALRQLDQALDKLGQILQAEYQLLMAVPLQPVALQGVTHDKSQQLSAVAYYDALRQRAEVNCGLRAPYACHPDLDDLWALIQARTRDLHELNQRNGVSLEAQMAHVRSLSSAIKALAPQQMFYCADGASHHGMRLQNLDINA
- a CDS encoding flagellar biosynthesis protein FlgM, which gives rise to MSIERTLPAHAIMAVVNDLRHGQEITLSDTRLQMRRQDVDPNLVAQLQHAIGQGKLIMDSGRVADALLMNAWQN
- the flhB gene encoding flagellar biosynthesis protein FlhB; its protein translation is MAEESDLEKSEAPTPHRLQKARKEGQVPRSKELVSWLMLLSGWSLLWLAGGHLAQGMGLMLESGLTFSFHINGDRHWLLAQFSGLVRQALLACAPLILGVTLVAAGAPMLIGGVMFSSKAVSLDLKRLNPFSGLKRLFSMQMIAEFIKTLFKVCLVGGACGTALWFVWPRMTQLAQGAPHRVMAESLSLISQCVLVIILALIPVVGFDILYQLFSHMKKLRMSRHDIREEYKEQEGDPQLKSLIRQRQRQQAQQRMMQDVAKADVVILNPTHYAVALKYEQMRMTTPRLLAKGAGAVALNIRQRAEQHRIPTLVAPPLARALFRHCEIGSAIPVALYGAVAEVLAWVYGLRRWRKQGGLRPRQPGNLTVPKAMDCAKGSIFNGKPGS
- the flhA gene encoding flagellar biosynthesis protein FlhA, giving the protein MVNLVAKLHLTDFSQTRWQIFAGPIVIIMILSMMILPLPPFALDLFFTFNIVLSIMILLVAMFTQRTLDFAAFPTVLLFSTLLRLALNVASARVILLHGHRGEAAAGQVIDAFGHFLVGGNFAIGIVVFAILVIINFMVITKGAGRIAEVGARFVLDGMPGKQMAIDADLNAGLIGEEEAKQRRAEVTQEADFYGSMDGASKFVRGDAIAGLLIMAINLIGGLLVGVLQHGMDLGRAGDTYTLLTIGDGLVAQIPALVISTAAGVIVTRVATHQDVGEQMVSQLFNNPRVMMLSAAVIGLLGLVPGMPNVVFLLFTLLLLGIAWLLRHHTVMRGEATAGGAPRDNPAPETRQNEEASWDDVQTEDTLGLEVGYRLIPMVDSGQGAELLKRIRGIRKKFAREMGYLPPVVHIRDNLEIPPTHYRILLHGVEIGCGDTYPECWMAINPGSANDTLPGDPCQEPAFGLPAVWIDQVLCDEAKALGYTVVDASTVVATHFNQLLMQHAEELFGRQETQQLLEHLGREMPKLTEDLIPDVLSLTTLHKVLQNLLAEQVSIRDMRSIVECLAEHAPQQNDVDMLTSLVRHKLARAITQRWFPGTGDIQVIGLEVVLEQVLIQAVQNGGALEPGVADRLLVQAERALQRQLALGAPTVLLVNPILRAMLSRFLRRSLPQLTVLASTEIADNRPVRFNTMIGAAVD
- the flgB gene encoding flagellar basal body rod protein FlgB is translated as MFNKINEEIHFQQAALNILNRRQDVLAANIANADTPGYQARDIPFTRELRRAIEQGQQRSNNLSLSLTSRQHIPAEGVAHADHSLLYRIPDQPSADGNTVDMDRERVNFADNGMKYQASLSFINGQIKSMMSVLSKG